The following proteins come from a genomic window of Cronobacter muytjensii ATCC 51329:
- a CDS encoding GNAT family N-acetyltransferase translates to MSAVQNVNIVPLYEAPQHAEQVTDWLSQAFGASLPRAFFASIVTHSQQPGQLPLTFVALDGEKLLGTVGLWRCDLISRQDLFPWLAALYIDEAQRGKGLGGALQRAVIDYARDNGFPALFLYSACRDYYERFGWAYIGDSLDYPDQTVHLYRYDLSDSAGATTE, encoded by the coding sequence ATGAGCGCGGTGCAAAACGTTAACATCGTGCCGCTGTATGAGGCGCCGCAGCACGCGGAGCAGGTGACCGACTGGCTGTCGCAGGCGTTCGGCGCCTCGCTGCCACGCGCGTTTTTCGCAAGTATCGTCACGCACAGCCAGCAGCCCGGTCAGTTACCGCTTACGTTCGTGGCGCTTGACGGCGAAAAGCTGCTCGGCACCGTCGGGCTGTGGCGCTGCGATTTAATCAGTCGTCAGGATCTTTTCCCGTGGCTGGCGGCGCTCTATATCGACGAGGCGCAGCGCGGCAAGGGGCTCGGCGGCGCGTTACAGCGCGCGGTGATCGACTACGCGCGCGATAACGGCTTCCCGGCGCTGTTTCTCTACTCCGCCTGCCGGGACTATTACGAGCGTTTCGGTTGGGCGTATATCGGCGACAGTCTGGACTACCCGGACCAGACCGTGCATCTCTATCGTTACGATTTATCAGATTCCGCCGGCGCCACCACTGAGTGA